The genomic region ACACAAATCCTAAGCTAAATGGTCTTGAGCTCCTCCTATCTGTGGCCATCTTGCAACTATATGCTGGGGATGAAGAATCTGTGTCCATTTTACAAGATCTAATATCATTCTATGAAGAATGTGATAAAGAATCCACTGACTTGGTTGGTATCACGGAGATTCTACTATCATTAGTTGCTCAAAGAaaatctttgttgaaaaaattaagTCTTATAGTGTGGGAATCTTTCGTGCATGATATCGGCGAACCTGAACTCAATGTACTATTACAAACATTGACTGCCAGAGAGAATAAACAAGGTTTTGCTGATCTTTTTGAAggtgatgaagaagaggacGACGAGGATGCTGTTGAACGAGGaacagatgatgatgatgatgaagatgatgaagacaatgatgacgatgatgaacCTAGTGCTGAAGATTCTGAGGACGAtgtttctgaagaagacaaGGATGCCGCTTTggaaaaaatagaaaaagagGCAACAAGTGCTTTGGCAAAAGCTTTGAACCTACCTGACTCCATTGTCGGTGAACATGGCGATGTTCAACTGGGAAACaacgaagaagaggatagtgatgaagatagtgatgaagatgacgattTCAGTGGTGAAGACGAGTCCATGGATGACGAAGCGATGATGCAACTTGATGATCAACTAtctgaaatctttaaaCGTCGTAAGGAAGCTTTGGGCTCTGTTCCGACAGGCAATAAAAGAAAGGTTGAAGTTCAAGAGTCTCGGGAAAACGTTATTTCCTTCAAACATAGAGTAGTCGATATGCTTGAGATTTACGTGAAGAGTTTTGATCGCGCTGTAGCTAGAAATAATACTTCCATTATTAcagttgaagaatggaataACCTTTCAAGTATCATCTTACCATTATTAAAATGTTTGCAACACACTTTGGATAAGGCTTTAGCAGACAAATGCGCTAAACTAATGAAACTAAGGCTATGTAAGGTTAAGGCAACTAttgcaaaagaagagaagacAGTTACTTCAGAAATCTTTCATTTACTGGAAAAAGTCCATAAGCTCATAATGACTGCCAAGCCAGGAcaatttcaacaactgTTTTTTTCCACCTGTTCTTTAGCCTCATTGTTTTTGTCCAAGTTATATCTCTCCAGCGGTGGTTCTCATGAGAACTTGATTGATCTATATGCAGACACGTCGAAAGCTTGGATGAAAGACGGAAAATGCACAgttaatttcttcattgatttttcaaactGGCTTCAAACAAAGAGAGCTGCATAATTTAGTAATATCGATCGAACTCGGGGTGTCATCAAGCTTTTTTAAACTTAGCACTAACAGAACAATAttatgaaaagaaagactaTTATTCGTACTAGTATTCCTAAATGTCAGTCTTCCTCttatgtttttttttgtttctttgtttcatACGTAACGCTCAATAGCATCAACTTATAGAAAATTATAGACATTAACTTAACTATTCTAAGGTTGTAATATCGAAATCAGCTGGCGGTTGCGGAGGACGGACAATCTTATTCGCTGGTTTccatatttgaagaacgttttcttcttcgacGCTGCACATTAGCCATGGAACATTTGAATTATGAGAAAACTCGTTAACGGGGCTTCTGTGACCGCCGTGCATCATGAATAGCTCAGGAACTCCGTCGTATGCGTCATCTGGTTGTTGTTCTGCTCCAATATTGAATAAGTCCCACATAATAATTCTTCGGTCAGAACCACTTGAAGTTAATAATCCATCTTGATGAGGAGAAAACTCGAGTGAGGTAACAGAATCTTCATGACCTGCCATTGAGTGCAATGGTTTTTGCAATCTACGTAAATCATAGAGATAGACGTTAGAGTCTGTACCTGCTGCTGCAAGAAGGTTTTCTGAACGCTTACTGAATGCTAATGTATTGAAGGCAGAGGAGACCGATAACTTTTGAATGGCCCTATCACTATTGGTGTCATGAATTATTAATGTGTTATCCTCGGATACTGTTCCAAATAAACTGCTTTGGAATTCGTGCCATTTGCAGTCATTTACTATATCAGTATGCACATCAAATGTTTGAGACGGCGATTTGTTTGCAGTGGAAGTGACATCCCATAAAGCAACAGTGCCATCATCGGATGCAGAAAGTAGCTGGCCAGAAACAGTGGGATTGAACGCCAATCCATATCCATTCTCTTTATGATAGGAGAAACTGGCAATGGCGCCATGATCTTTTTCCTTAAtatttctatcaaaaatgtATACGATACCAGCTCCGTTCAAAGTTGCAATTATATTAGGCGATTGAGGCATGTATCTTGCCCTGGTGACTTCTTGTTCGTGCTTGAACTTCCTCACTATCTTGATCTTAGATTGACGATGGCTCAATTCATTTTCCTTCGCATCATCGGACACACTTGGTTTAGAAGAAGTGACGTTTTCCGGCAGGTCAATGGCAGCAATTTTCAAGTAGTTCGGCTCGTTATCAGTAGTTAACGTCCCAATAAGTAACTCTTGTCTCAATAATTGCTGTCCATCAACTTCTCGAGGTTGCATCTCGGTTGGAAGCCACTGTACAGTTAGTGACGGCCAGGTGAGTCGCGTCTCGCTAACAAAATCATACATCATTGGCACATTTGAGACCCATAAATCGTACTCCTCATTAATTGTTGTGGGTTGCTCAGGTTCTTCTACTTCAGTCATATTTAGTCTATTGGATTTATCTGATCTTTGGATACGTTATCCGGCTCTCACAGTATGTGTCAAACCAGCCGTTGTTCATTGCACTCTTTATTAATCCTCCATCGAATATCCTAAAGCGTTTTTCATGGGGCGCGACAGTGCAATTCAAACAAAGTCACGTGTTTGGATTAATGTATGGTAAAAGCCAACTGCCTCAAAATACTGTCAGAATGCAGAATACAGGGAAAAGCATCTAATAtttcgtcttcatcaactAAGTACTGTATATATTTTGTAACTTTTACTAGATTACCTTCGGCGTTGGGTTTTTGATgtatccttttcaataacATCTTCGACCCCTCCAAGTTCTTCTAATTTATCTTCCTCAATCCGAACTTGCTCACGTCTTTCCCACCACCGATCTTGGCATAACTCGAACGATTTTGTCTTCAAATGCTTACCTTTTGAGTCTCTATTACTGGAAATAGCCAATTCTAAGAAAGTAGGACCTGTGCGAACGTAAAATGCACGAAGGGTTTCAAAAGCCTTGGGATGAGGCAACCAAGGTCTAAGATCCGGAATTTCgtactcttcttccacttcttcctcttcttcttcttcttcttcgtcttcagCTTCAAGTTTACTGTCAAcaatctcttcttcaccgtcgtcttcatcatcgtcgTCTTCATCGCCAAATTCATCGTCAGAATCTTGCTCTCCAAGTTTCTCTGCTCTTTCAACTTCCTTCAACTCTTCCCAGTACACCTTCACCCCATCAAGTTTGTTCATATCAATGCTGTAAAAGGAGTCGATTGGATAGTCTTTTTCGCCAATTTCAACAGTACCACCGAAGATGAATAACGTATCATCCACAACAGCAGTCGCAGCGTTAAATCTGGCATGAGGCAAAGTTGACATAGTTTCATAGGATTTAGCTGATTTTTTGTCgctttcatcatcatcatcaaaatctATAAGATCTAGCTGATttaattgttcttcaatgacCTTGCTTTCATCGTCGTCTTCTGCGTCACGCAAGTTAGCTttatcaagaatttgattcaaaatatcttcaagttctttATCTTTGTTCCTGTTGGACTTCGATTGAAcgaagttcttcttcttcctttgaGGTCTCAAGGACATTGCATACCATCTGTTATTTTCTATCTGATATGTGTATAGTTCGTTGTAAAAGATTGATCTTAGactttcttctgtttcttcaaagtcGTAGACACCTCCAAACAAAACACCTCTTCCCTTATGATGAACCATAGAACAGCCAACTCTTGGAGATGGTTGGGAACCCtgtttcttccttctttccCATCTAATGGAACCCAGATCGgatttcatcttcagatACCAACAGTCTGATAGAATCTTACCTTTTTGTAAGCCTTTGCCGGCTTTTACCTTGGTGTAACCACCGTATAAAACGGCGCCCTCCGCTGTAGATATCAGTGAATGGCCAGATCTTGCATCTGGAATAGGATGATTAGCGGGAAGCTCGACTTGTTTCCATTTATAATTAGTTATATCGAATACCCATAAGTCATTCAGATACGTGGTAGAGGTACCTAAATCCCTGAACCCACCATGAAGTATGATAaaatttttccaaattgCCATTCTATGACCTGACCTAGCACTAGGCCcattcttttgttcaacCTTTGTCCATTCTTTGCTAGAGCAGTCGAATAGCCATGAATCAGAATAATGATAGAAAGTATTCTGCTTTGGGGAAGAGAACTCACCACCATGGATTAAAGCTACACCTGTTGGATGAGATGCTACTGCCGCTGATGATCTTGGCATTGGAGAATTCTGAGATGTATACCTTTTCCAAGTATCTGTATCTAATGAGTATACAAATAAATCGTTGTAGAAATGTGTGGTACCTGTTTCTTGGGTGGTAGATTCCCCGCCAAACATCATTAATTCACGCTTACCATGGGCTGGGTTCACAAACATACACGGATTAATACGTTGGTCGGGCCTATCCACATTTTCGACATTAATCTTCTCAAAGTTCTCCTGTTCCCGCTTGAAGTTAGCTaacatttcttcaatgtccatgtcatcttcttcttcatcttgaGATAACTTCTTTGCCTTCTTTTTATCTTTCACTGCGGCTTTTTCCAGTGCCTTCTTATTCTTGGCTTCAGTACGAGCCTTTTTGGACTCTTTATCCTTCTTCTTAGCCATCGTAGACGCACCGATCTTCGTGAAGTCTGACTATGatttttttatttgcaTGTTCATGCGATGGGCTCTCGAAAGtctttcttgttctgtCAGCTGTTTTTAattatatttcattatataGCATGcaataaaaacaaaaaattgtGTATAAGGCAATGCAACTAACGGCGTGGTCTGCCGAAATTCTACATGGAAACTATTTTCAGCCAAATAATTTGACTAGTTCTCCTACTTTCGTAGCTAATTCGATGGCACTTTCTGTCGTTTCAGCTTCTGCATAAACCCTAACTGCGTCTTCAGTTCCACTTGCTCTCACGAAGGATCTTGAATTAGGAAATTGTGTCACCAGTAAATCGATCTTAGCCTGTAATCCTTCAGGAGATAAGAGCTGTCTTTCGGCATTGGTACTTACAAAGACAGATCTGTCTGGAACAATGACTTTAGTCAACCTATTTGGAAGATCCTGATAACAGCCATCCCAGTCTTCAGGTTTCAAGTTAAAAATGGATAACGTAGCTATGACTGCTAGCATATCAGATATTGCGTCGCCAACGGTTTGATTGATCAATTGACTTAGTAGCTTTAAGGATAATAGTGATTTGTATTGTTGTTCATTTCCGGAGGTTTCCTGTAATCTGGAGTCCACGGTTTCTAAGAATTCTCTAGAGAAAATGACAGTACCGTGTCCATTGGCTTCGAAATAGATACCAATGTCATAACGGGAAACTGCCTCGTGATGTAGATGTTTGACTCCTGTCTTGGTGCACGAAACAGgaattttcaatttgtcaGTGATATATTTAGTAGAAGAACCATTCGCATATGCCGTTTGAACGACTCCCAATTTTAAAGTATCAGACAACCCACAATCACGAAGCAAATCTGCGATTAGTTTTGCCAATAAAGTAGCAATCTTGTCACCATCCAATAAATGGAATTTATTTTCTTTACCATCAACGTAATAGAAGACAACACGGTCAGCATCACCATCAAAGGAACAGTACAGTTGAGATGGTTTCGGATTACAATTCGCGGGGAATGTCTGATTGGTTTTAACAAAATCAGCACCACAGGActcattcaaaagttgaaagGTCTTTGTCTCACCATTGACAGCCGTTAAGGAGTTTTCTAGCATATGACCAGCCTGAGAAATGAGTTGTTTCACTTTATCTGCCCCAATGCCGTTGGCGCAATCTATCGTTAAATGGAATGGCAATTCAGTGACCTCGTACAATTGCGTCAACTGGTTCCAGATAGAGACGAAATGATCATAATAAGTAGAATCTCTTACTTGTGATGGTTGAGACGAGGTGTTCAAACTGTATACTAGGAAATGCAATTGAGGTGTAGTCAATAATTCGAAATCGATGATTTTAACTGCAGGGAAGACAGATATACCTGCCTTCAAAGCAGCTAGTAAACGAGGACCCGATTCTCGAGAGTCACGTGCCACTGTAATATTAGCTAATTGAGTGGTGTCAATGTTTAATTCTGCTATAATCGATTGCAAAGTAGACTCCAATTGTGTGAAACTGGATGAAGCAGCATTGGCCAATTTTGTAGCAATTGGTTCCCAATTTTGAACCAACATTTCGCCATATGGTTCCACAACCTTCACTCCATTATCCTCAGGTGGATTATGCGAGGCAGTTATCATCACACCGACGAATTTTGATTTAAGGTAGATAGATCTTAAAACGGCAACGATACCTGTAGTGAACATAACAGTATCTAGCACGGAATTGTGTGCTCTGAAACCAGCAGTTCCATAGGTATAAGCATGGCCTTGTTTGCAGTACTGCTCGTATAGGTCACGGAAAGACATTGGTGAGGGTTACTTTCTTGTACTCTTTGCTCTCTTGACGCCTACCAATTAGCCAAATATACATTTAATACTTAGAATATatttcagttgaagaatttatACATAAAATATGGAACTCAATgttcaaaatgaaagacaaacaagagaaataaGGTGAGAAAGAGAACCAAAAACGTTTATACAGTGGCTGATTTGGTTCACAGAACTGATTGCCAACCAGTTAACGTTACATCAAATAAAGGTGTGTTTTACAGTGTGATGGCTCCACCTACGAAAATACTCGGTCTTGACACTCAGCAGAGAATGCTTCAACGTGGTGAAAATTGCAGTTTAAAGTCTCTGGTACAGAATGAATGTGCTTTTAATGGTAATGACTATGTGTGTACGCCTTTCAAAAGACTATTTGAACAATGCATGGTGAAGGATGGACGTGTATTAAACATTGAGGTAACAAATCTGAACACCAACAGATGAGACTTCGCAACAAGATGTTTACGGAGAAGGATCATAATAAAACTGGAATACAATGAGTTACTAGTGCCGTAGTACAAGGTGTAACTATAATGTCAGGAAGAAGCGCAACCCTAGTCTTCATCTAAAGATCAGTAGATATTTATTGAGCTGACCATGCAGTATTTGAATATGTTTAACGGACAATTACAGATGTCATGTGCGGTTAAAGTCTGCCACAAGTAGGAATTGACCAACATCGTTCTGCGCGGAGATACAGTCATCCTCATATTGGTGATGAAAGCTTACTGATCTGCGTTCTACAAGGAATAACTAGTGGtatattcattttcttcattcacgtgactggaCTTATGGGATGTCCCAGTGTGCAGAAGTAGAGGTTGGAAAGATACATACATTTCGGTTAACGGCTAATCATGAGGGGTTTGTAAAGGTATATGGCAGATGTACATAGTTAAATACAAGCCATATCGCTTCAATTACATTCTGTCGACATCGACGGTTTTCAGGTAAAAAATCGGACCATCTTAGCGTCTAAATAGTTTATGCGCCTTTTTGAGAGTATCTTTTACATCGACCAAAACATGGCAGTTTCAGATAATTAGGTGTCATAAATGATTACTGTACACGTGACTTGTATCACGTGTGCGtgagttttttttttctgttttccTTCGCGCTTCGTTGGAGGAGAAGGTCGGGGCCGGCCTAACACCATTACCTAGGACCGGACCAAGGGCGTAGACGGCATCTTCGGACCGAGTCGGAGGACGTGACCACAAGGAGTTCAGTGCAAAGGGAATCATTGAAAGGTGATTACCGCTGACTGGCGCCGAATGGCGCAAAAATCGTATATAATGCGGTATTCCAGAGCCCACTCTGATTCCTCGAACAAGTCAGATCCAAATTTTTAAGGTTTTCGTATGTGCTTCATTGTTTCTACAATGCTATTCTACTTTTTGAAAGCATTTCACAACGTCGCTTCTCTAACTTGGAAAAAAAGCTTTACGATTTTTGGATATTCGTTACGATCTGCTCCGAGGTGAACGTTGAATCACTAAGTTACTCATTAAACATTAAGTTAAGATTAAAATTTAGTGGGGTAGAATTTCTGGTCAATTGCAAATAGATTGGAGGTTTTACTATTtaaagaaagtgaaaaaaagataagaGAATTCCGTCTTCTTATAAAGTATAGTATTACTTCATCCATTTTCCGTTATGTTGAGAAATAGCATTGTATCACGTGGTCTAGCTCAAACCCGCGTTAGTGCAAAGGTTAACAGACTAGCATCGTTAAGAATGGTTTCGTATAGAGTGGAGACCGATGCGTTCGGTGAGATCCAAGTTCCTTCTGATAAGTACTGGGGTGCTCAAACCCAACGTTCTTTgcaaaatttcaagattggTGGTCCTCGTGAAAGAATGCCTGAGCCAATTGTCAAGGCTTTTGGtgttttgaagaagtcgGCTGCTGTGGTCAATGAGCGTCTGGGGACGTTGGACCCTGAAATCGCTAAGCCTATCAAGCAAGCAGCCGATGAAGTTGCTCAGGGTAAACTAATGGAACATTTTCCATTGGTTGTGTTCCAAACTGGGTCTGGTACTCAGTCCAACATGAACGCCAACGAAGTTATTTCAAACAGGGCCATCGAATTGATTGGTGGTGAATTGGGTTCTAAGAAGATTCACCCAAACAACCACTGTAACCAAGCTCAATCCAGTAACGATACTTTCCCATCTGTTATGCATATTGCTGCTGTCACTGAAATTACACACCATTTGTTGCCAGAATTGGAAGGTTTGAAAGTTGCTTTAAAGCAAAAATCTGATGAGTTCCAGCATATCGTTAAGATCGGTAGAACCCATTTGCAAGATGCTACTCCATTGACCCTAGGTCAAGAGTTCAGCGGATACGTGCAACAGGTGGAGAACGGTATTGCTCGTGTTAAACAATCTCTATATCATTTGAAGTTCTTGGCACAAGGTGGTACTGCCGTTGGTACTGGTTTGAATACTAAGGTCGGTTTTGCTGAAGATATCGCTGAACAAGTTTCTAAAGAAACTGGTATCGATTTCAAGACCGCTCCAAACAAGTTCGAAGCATTGGCTGCTCACGATGCTGTCGTTGAAGCCTCTGGTGCCCTAAACACTCTGGCTGTCTCTTTATTCAAGATTGCTAACGATATCAGATACTTGGGTTCTGGACCTCGTTGCGGTTACGGTGAATTAAGTTTGCCAGAAAACGAACCAGGTTCTTCTATCATGCCTGGTAAAGTGAACCCTACTCAGAATGAAGCCATGACTCAAGTGTGTGTTCAAGTTATGGGTAACCATGCCGCTATCACTTTTGCAGGTGCTTCTGgtcaatttgaattgaatgtCTTCAAGCCAGTTATGATCTCGAACTTGTTGAGTTCAATCAGACTATTGGGAGATGCTTCTAACTCTTTCAGAATTCACTGTGTTGAAGGTATTAAGGCTAACGAGGACAGAATCGCTAAATTGTTGCATGAATCCTTAATGTTGGTAACTGCATTGAACCCAAAGATCGGTTACGATGCCGCTTCTAAGGTCGCTAAGAACGCTCACAAGAAGGGAATCACTTTGAAGGAATCTGCTTTGGAATTGAAGGTTCTATCAAGTGAAGAATTCGACCAATGGGTCATCCCTGAAAAGATGATTGGTCCAAAGGAGTAATCTACTGATAAAAAGACGATGTTAAATCGGcctctttttcttttaagaACGTTATATTCTCTCCTACTTGCACGGTAGATAGGACACATTCCTTCGAATTTCTGCCACTATATAAGAAACCTAAAAGAGGAAACTTAACGTATACGACTATTTAACGATTTGGATTTATGTATGTATGTCATTAAATTTTAAAACATATTCTCATTATTTAGAAAATGGCGGGTTTCATGGCCATTATCCatgtttctattttttGTCCTACTCGACTGGCGGGTCATTAACATTGGAATAAAGGGgcaaaaaataaaaaataatggTTGCGAAGAGATTCGAACTCTTGCATCTTACGATACCTGAGTGTTCCCAACTGTAAGGTTGGTTAAGATTGGTATCTTGAATCAGGCGCCTTAGACCGCTCGGCCACACAACCAGTTTGGTTGAAGGTTTTATTATTAAAATATATTTTGTCCTCCGTAGAATGTCAGCTAAGAATCTAATCTTTACTTTGCTACCATGAACCTAAGACGAAACATAAAAAGGGATAGCTAGTGGTGAGGGTATCCCAGTTCAAAAGACTGTATTACTACCGCAACTCACGTAAGAAATAATTATCAAGTTTTCCTATGGGCTAGTACAACATTTGCTAAATAAGCACTCTTGGACTTGTTGGAGGTTCATGCAAAACTATAATGGAATATTCTCACCAGACATAGCACAGGACGTGTCTCATATCAAGCAGGTCGAATGGCATTCGCAATAAACATAGATGACATTCGTTACTCACGATTATCTTATCGTGACTCAAACACTGCCtgtctctttctttctctaaaGTCAGCACTGTTAACCGGCCTCTAGGATAATAACACCCGCAGGGTCGATACTTATTTTTCGAGGGTTATCGCCTCCCTAATATAAAAACagatgaaaagataaaacaGCCCCTTAAGCGCTTGGGTCCACCCCCTTAGAATTAGTATATAAGTAAAGCGGCAAATCACGAAGTTCTTTCAGATCTCCTAACCACTCTTTTCTGAAGtcatttcttctattcttgaatatatatattttgtaTTACATGCTCCCCCTCCATCGAGAAGAACTCTCTCTGGATACATATTACATTTCAAAACGCTACTCTCTATTATAACCGCCGAGTGTTTCTCTTAAGCACCCGCTATAAAAATCCTATCCTAAACGTCTTTTTGTCTAGGAGTTACGGAAGAAACTAACTGCTGAATTCTATCGGAATCATAAGCATACACATTATTTGGATAAAGCTGCGTTAATCCTACTTCATTTTACttttgaacttttttttgtttttcgGGAGACTAAGGTTCTTGTTCACCCCTTCACtataaaaagaaaaagtaCCCTTTTTCAATTAGGAAAGCAAAAACTGAACTATAAAGTAAACTATACTCAGTAATACTtcaatcaacaaagaacttgaaaagCTGATACAAGCAAGTCCTtgatacaaaaaaaaaaaagacagGTAAGTTCATCAGATATCCTGTTACTAAAAAAacttcaaacaaaaacaaaagataaCGCacttttcattatcaagATGAAGTTCGAAAATACATTATTGACTATAACCGCATTGTCTACCGTGGCTACTGCTTTGGTTATCCCTGAAGTTAATAGGGAAAACAAGCATGGTGACAAGAGCGTTGCCATCAAAGATCATGCTTCTTCTGATTTGGATAAGCCTCAACATCATGCTAATGGCAAGGCTCGTTCTAAGTCTCGTGGTCGCTGCGCAGACTCCAAGAAATTCGACAAGCTACGTCCAGTCGACGATGCTTCAGCTATTTTAGCTCCACTTTCTACAGTTAATGATATTGCCAACAAGATTCCTAATCGTTACATCATTGTCTTTAAGAAAGATGCCTCTGCAGATGAAGTGAAGTTCCATCAAGAACTAGTCTCTGTCGAACATGCCAAGGCACTAGGTTCCTTAGCTGACAATGACCCATTCTTCACAGCAACTTCCGGTGAACATAGTGAATTTGGTGTCAAAGCACACTCTTTGGAAGGTGGTATTCAAGACTCTTTTGATATTGCCGGTTCCCTTTCTGGTTATGTTGGCTACTTCACAAAAGAAGTTATCGAtttcatcagaagaagcccattggttgaatttgttgaagaagattctaTGGTTTTCTCTAATAGTTTCAATACCCAAAACAGTGCTCCTTGGGGTCTAGCTCGTATTTCTCATCGtgaaaagttgaatttAGGATCTTTCAACAAGTACTTGTATGATGATGACGCTGGTAAAGGTGTTACTGCTTACGTTGTTGACACTGGTGTCAATGTTAACCATAAGGACTTTGATGGCAGAGCTGTTTGGGGTAAGACTattccaaaagatgatCCAGATGTAGATGGAAATGGTCACGGTACCCACTGTGCTGGTACCATCGGTTCGGTTCATTATGGTGTTGCTAAGAATGCTGATATAGTTGCCGTTAAGGTTTTGAGATCTAATGGTTCTGGTACCATGTCTGATGTTGTTAAAGGTGTCGAATATGTTGCCGAAGCACACAAGAAAgctgttgaagaacaaaagaaaggGTTCAAGGGTTCAA from Kluyveromyces lactis strain NRRL Y-1140 chromosome D complete sequence harbors:
- the HAT2 gene encoding Hat2p (similar to uniprot|P39984 Saccharomyces cerevisiae YEL056W), with the translated sequence MTEVEEPEQPTTINEEYDLWVSNVPMMYDFVSETRLTWPSLTVQWLPTEMQPREVDGQQLLRQELLIGTLTTDNEPNYLKIAAIDLPENVTSSKPSVSDDAKENELSHRQSKIKIVRKFKHEQEVTRARYMPQSPNIIATLNGAGIVYIFDRNIKEKDHGAIASFSYHKENGYGLAFNPTVSGQLLSASDDGTVALWDVTSTANKSPSQTFDVHTDIVNDCKWHEFQSSLFGTVSEDNTLIIHDTNSDRAIQKLSVSSAFNTLAFSKRSENLLAAAGTDSNVYLYDLRRLQKPLHSMAGHEDSVTSLEFSPHQDGLLTSSGSDRRIIMWDLFNIGAEQQPDDAYDGVPELFMMHGGHRSPVNEFSHNSNVPWLMCSVEEENVLQIWKPANKIVRPPQPPADFDITTLE
- the KEL3 gene encoding Kel3p (similar to uniprot|Q08979 Saccharomyces cerevisiae YPL263C KEL3 Cytoplasmic protein of unknown function), producing MAKKKDKESKKARTEAKNKKALEKAAVKDKKKAKKLSQDEEEDDMDIEEMLANFKREQENFEKINVENVDRPDQRINPCMFVNPAHGKRELMMFGGESTTQETGTTHFYNDLFVYSLDTDTWKRYTSQNSPMPRSSAAVASHPTGVALIHGGEFSSPKQNTFYHYSDSWLFDCSSKEWTKVEQKNGPSARSGHRMAIWKNFIILHGGFRDLGTSTTYLNDLWVFDITNYKWKQVELPANHPIPDARSGHSLISTAEGAVLYGGYTKVKAGKGLQKGKILSDCWYLKMKSDLGSIRWERRKKQGSQPSPRVGCSMVHHKGRGVLFGGVYDFEETEESLRSIFYNELYTYQIENNRWYAMSLRPQRKKKNFVQSKSNRNKDKELEDILNQILDKANLRDAEDDDESKVIEEQLNQLDLIDFDDDDESDKKSAKSYETMSTLPHARFNAATAVVDDTLFIFGGTVEIGEKDYPIDSFYSIDMNKLDGVKVYWEELKEVERAEKLGEQDSDDEFGDEDDDDEDDGEEEIVDSKLEAEDEEEEEEEEEVEEEYEIPDLRPWLPHPKAFETLRAFYVRTGPTFLELAISSNRDSKGKHLKTKSFELCQDRWWERREQVRIEEDKLEELGGVEDVIEKDTSKTQRRR
- the PCM1 gene encoding phosphoacetylglucosamine mutase PCM1 (similar to uniprot|P38628 Saccharomyces cerevisiae YEL058W PCM1 Essential N-acetylglucosamine-phosphate mutase a hexosephosphate mutase involved in the biosynthesis of chitin), encoding MSFRDLYEQYCKQGHAYTYGTAGFRAHNSVLDTVMFTTGIVAVLRSIYLKSKFVGVMITASHNPPEDNGVKVVEPYGEMLVQNWEPIATKLANAASSSFTQLESTLQSIIAELNIDTTQLANITVARDSRESGPRLLAALKAGISVFPAVKIIDFELLTTPQLHFLVYSLNTSSQPSQVRDSTYYDHFVSIWNQLTQLYEVTELPFHLTIDCANGIGADKVKQLISQAGHMLENSLTAVNGETKTFQLLNESCGADFVKTNQTFPANCNPKPSQLYCSFDGDADRVVFYYVDGKENKFHLLDGDKIATLLAKLIADLLRDCGLSDTLKLGVVQTAYANGSSTKYITDKLKIPVSCTKTGVKHLHHEAVSRYDIGIYFEANGHGTVIFSREFLETVDSRLQETSGNEQQYKSLLSLKLLSQLINQTVGDAISDMLAVIATLSIFNLKPEDWDGCYQDLPNRLTKVIVPDRSVFVSTNAERQLLSPEGLQAKIDLLVTQFPNSRSFVRASGTEDAVRVYAEAETTESAIELATKVGELVKLFG
- the SOM1 gene encoding Som1p (uniprot|P78699 Kluyveromyces lactis KLLA0D00880g SOM1 Protein SOM1 mitochondrial precursor) → MAPPTKILGLDTQQRMLQRGENCSLKSLVQNECAFNGNDYVCTPFKRLFEQCMVKDGRVLNIEVTNLNTNR
- the FUM1 gene encoding fumarase FUM1 (highly similar to uniprot|P08417 Saccharomyces cerevisiae YPL262W FUM1 Fumarase converts fumaric acid to L-malic acid in the TCA cycle cytosolic and mitochondrial localization determined by the N-terminal mitochondrial targeting sequence and protein conformation) is translated as MLRNSIVSRGLAQTRVSAKVNRLASLRMVSYRVETDAFGEIQVPSDKYWGAQTQRSLQNFKIGGPRERMPEPIVKAFGVLKKSAAVVNERLGTLDPEIAKPIKQAADEVAQGKLMEHFPLVVFQTGSGTQSNMNANEVISNRAIELIGGELGSKKIHPNNHCNQAQSSNDTFPSVMHIAAVTEITHHLLPELEGLKVALKQKSDEFQHIVKIGRTHLQDATPLTLGQEFSGYVQQVENGIARVKQSLYHLKFLAQGGTAVGTGLNTKVGFAEDIAEQVSKETGIDFKTAPNKFEALAAHDAVVEASGALNTLAVSLFKIANDIRYLGSGPRCGYGELSLPENEPGSSIMPGKVNPTQNEAMTQVCVQVMGNHAAITFAGASGQFELNVFKPVMISNLLSSIRLLGDASNSFRIHCVEGIKANEDRIAKLLHESLMLVTALNPKIGYDAASKVAKNAHKKGITLKESALELKVLSSEEFDQWVIPEKMIGPKE